Proteins encoded within one genomic window of Ideonella dechloratans:
- a CDS encoding OmpA family protein, which yields MMGEAQHGDVAEADLEANAPVWPVFADLMSGLVGALVLILLCVLGAQYELSSRLDREVQQRQLEAQRRQALEQALAGPLAAGRVTLDHGRIGIAGSVLFAFNSADLQPEGRQLLKSLAAPLGAYLKARDEVLMVSGFTDDRAVRAGGKAGGKGGERPFADNWELSAQRALTVTRALIEEGVPAANVFAAAFGAQQPVASNADAEGRARNRRVEMAPMARPARGGAPAASAAAAVASSAQSDHG from the coding sequence ATGATGGGCGAGGCCCAGCACGGCGACGTGGCCGAGGCCGATCTGGAGGCCAACGCGCCGGTCTGGCCGGTGTTCGCCGACCTGATGTCCGGCCTGGTGGGCGCGCTGGTGCTCATCCTGCTGTGCGTGCTGGGCGCCCAGTACGAGCTGAGCAGCCGGCTGGACCGCGAGGTGCAGCAGCGCCAGCTCGAAGCCCAGCGCCGCCAGGCCCTGGAGCAGGCCCTGGCCGGCCCGCTGGCCGCCGGGCGGGTGACGCTGGACCACGGCCGCATCGGCATCGCCGGCAGCGTGCTGTTCGCCTTCAACTCGGCCGATCTGCAGCCCGAGGGGCGCCAGCTGCTCAAGAGCCTGGCCGCGCCACTGGGTGCCTACCTGAAGGCCCGCGACGAGGTGCTGATGGTCAGCGGCTTCACCGACGACCGTGCCGTGCGCGCCGGTGGCAAGGCCGGGGGCAAGGGCGGCGAGCGGCCCTTTGCCGACAACTGGGAGCTCTCCGCACAGCGGGCGCTCACCGTCACGCGGGCGCTGATCGAGGAGGGCGTGCCGGCGGCCAATGTGTTTGCCGCCGCCTTCGGCGCGCAGCAGCCGGTGGCCTCCAACGCCGATGCCGAGGGCCGGGCCCGCAACCGCCGGGTGGAGATGGCGCCGATGGCGCGGCCGGCCCGTGGCGGGGCCCCGGCCGCGTCTGCCGCCGCTGCTGTCGCTTCCTCTGCCCAGTCCGACCATGGCTGA
- a CDS encoding class I SAM-dependent DNA methyltransferase → MNQDLKKTLWAAADKLRSSMDAAEYKHIVLGLIFLKYISDAFDQRQQELYAAFEDEAHELYLPDAEDRVLASEERDFYTMANVFWVPGPARWETLRANAKQADIGTRIDLALDAIEADNPRLKGILDKRFGRAQLEPGKLGELIDLISTIGFADTDGHAAKDLLGEVYEYFLGQFANAEGKKGGQFYTPASVVKVLVEVLAPHKGKVYDPCCGSGGMFVQSEKFIESHGGRFGDISIYGQEANPTTWRLVAMNLAIRGMDFNLGKEPADTFHRDQHPDLRADYVLANPPFNISDWGGDRLLDDRRWVYGTPPAGNANYAWLQHILHHLGPRGQAGVVLANGSMSSHQNSEGEIRRAMVEADVVEVMVALPPQLFFNTQIPACLWFLAKDKRQNGRDRRGEVLFIDARKLGRLETRVNRVFDDEEDVNRIASTVHRWRADGKAGSDEPYADVPGFCRAVTLAEIAEHGHVLTPGRYVGAEATDDDDEAFSEKMERLTAQLAEQMARGAELEAVIREKLGGLGYAV, encoded by the coding sequence ATGAACCAAGACCTCAAGAAGACCCTCTGGGCCGCGGCTGACAAGCTGCGTTCCAGCATGGACGCGGCCGAGTACAAGCACATCGTCCTCGGCCTCATCTTCCTCAAGTACATCTCCGACGCCTTCGACCAGCGGCAGCAAGAGCTCTACGCCGCCTTCGAGGATGAAGCCCACGAGCTCTACCTGCCCGATGCCGAAGACCGCGTGCTGGCCTCCGAGGAGCGCGACTTCTACACCATGGCCAACGTCTTCTGGGTGCCGGGCCCGGCCCGCTGGGAGACCCTCCGCGCCAATGCCAAGCAGGCCGACATCGGCACCCGCATCGACCTGGCACTGGACGCCATCGAAGCCGACAACCCGCGCCTCAAGGGCATTCTGGACAAGCGCTTCGGCCGCGCCCAGCTGGAGCCCGGCAAGCTGGGCGAGCTGATCGACCTCATCTCCACCATCGGCTTTGCGGACACCGACGGCCATGCCGCCAAGGACCTGCTGGGCGAAGTGTACGAATACTTCCTTGGCCAGTTCGCCAATGCCGAGGGCAAGAAGGGCGGCCAGTTCTACACGCCCGCCAGCGTGGTCAAGGTACTGGTGGAGGTGCTGGCGCCGCACAAGGGCAAGGTGTACGACCCCTGCTGCGGCAGCGGCGGCATGTTCGTGCAGAGCGAGAAGTTCATCGAAAGCCACGGCGGCCGGTTCGGCGACATCTCCATCTACGGCCAGGAAGCCAACCCCACCACCTGGCGCCTGGTGGCCATGAACCTGGCCATCCGCGGCATGGACTTCAACCTGGGCAAGGAGCCAGCCGACACCTTCCACCGCGACCAGCACCCCGACCTGCGCGCCGACTACGTGCTGGCCAACCCGCCCTTCAACATCAGCGACTGGGGCGGCGACCGCCTGCTGGACGACCGCCGCTGGGTGTATGGCACCCCGCCTGCGGGCAACGCCAACTACGCCTGGCTGCAGCACATCCTGCACCACCTGGGCCCGCGCGGCCAGGCCGGCGTGGTGCTGGCCAACGGCAGCATGTCGTCCCACCAGAACAGCGAGGGCGAAATCCGCCGCGCCATGGTGGAGGCCGACGTGGTGGAGGTGATGGTGGCCCTGCCGCCGCAGCTCTTCTTCAACACGCAGATTCCGGCCTGCCTGTGGTTCCTGGCCAAGGACAAGCGCCAGAACGGCCGCGACCGGCGTGGCGAGGTGCTGTTCATCGACGCCCGCAAGCTGGGCCGGCTGGAAACGCGCGTGAACCGCGTGTTCGACGACGAGGAGGATGTGAACCGCATTGCCAGCACCGTACACCGCTGGCGCGCCGACGGCAAAGCTGGTTCGGACGAGCCCTATGCCGACGTGCCCGGCTTCTGCCGCGCCGTGACGCTGGCCGAGATCGCCGAACACGGCCATGTGCTGACGCCGGGGCGCTATGTGGGCGCCGAAGCCACCGACGATGACGACGAGGCCTTCAGCGAGAAGATGGAGCGGCTGACCGCGCAACTGGCGGAGCAGATGGCCCGGGGGGCGGAACTGGAGGCGGTGATTCGGGAGAAGCTGGGAGGACTGGGGTATGCAGTCTGA
- a CDS encoding DUF2894 domain-containing protein yields the protein MAEPWSPEAELAALRAAGLDRADPVRFAYLQALARRLPAQPARAQALLAERLQQAAAALRAASTQHGAQAPVPAPAQAGALAGLLARLTPPPSAQAAPAAAAAAVPGRAPAATPAVSATAAPAELKSVRHFRQAWKRLNAEQRLAQSRAALPQNAGPLNSQHLVHKALQQMRQLSPACFERFVAQVDGLMWLEQALGEAAPREPAGSSRPRR from the coding sequence ATGGCTGAGCCCTGGTCGCCCGAAGCCGAACTGGCGGCGCTGCGGGCCGCGGGCCTGGACCGGGCCGACCCGGTGCGCTTTGCCTACCTGCAGGCCCTGGCCCGGCGCCTGCCAGCACAGCCCGCGCGGGCTCAGGCCCTGCTGGCCGAGCGGCTGCAGCAGGCCGCCGCCGCGCTGCGCGCCGCCAGCACCCAGCATGGGGCCCAGGCGCCCGTACCAGCACCCGCCCAGGCCGGTGCGCTGGCGGGCCTGCTGGCCCGGCTGACGCCCCCGCCCTCTGCGCAAGCGGCCCCCGCTGCGGCGGCTGCGGCCGTCCCGGGCCGGGCACCGGCTGCGACCCCGGCCGTGTCCGCCACCGCGGCCCCGGCCGAGCTGAAATCCGTGCGCCATTTCCGCCAGGCCTGGAAGCGGCTGAACGCCGAGCAGCGTCTGGCCCAATCGCGCGCGGCCCTGCCGCAGAACGCCGGGCCGCTCAACTCCCAGCACCTGGTGCACAAGGCGCTGCAGCAGATGCGCCAGCTCTCACCGGCCTGCTTCGAGCGTTTCGTCGCCCAGGTGGATGGGCTGATGTGGCTGGAGCAGGCCCTGGGCGAGGCCGCGCCGCGCGAACCGGCCGGCAGCAGCCGCCCCCGGCGCTGA
- a CDS encoding DUF802 domain-containing protein, protein MNRTLQLLVFLAGLAGIAWVGAGYLGVNSLALAVTALIGALYATGALELRRFAGDTAALDQAVAALDGSPATLAPWLDGLPAGLRSAVRRRVEGVPAALPGPALAPSLAGLLVLLGMLGTFLGMVLTLRGTGAMLELSTDLSAVRDALVTPVKGLGLAFGTSIAGVAGSAALGLLSALLRRERQAVVQRLDAVIAGPLHTFSAAAQREESLRLLQQQTALMPALVDRLQALVEGLDRRSQDQQTQLQAGQAEFHARAEAAYTGLARSVEQSLQQSLDRALTESARATSATLAPVVESTLGGIAREAQALQQTLAGAVQTQLAQLGQGFEASQARVAEGWQAALAEQARAHQAQAETLGQTLQGFSQQFEARAEALVSALAAQQQLGQADQLAQWQAQMDQAREAQQAAAQRFEQQAAALVERLAQAQATLADEARRRDAAQLAEVQSSLQTLSERLHATWTEAGQQALAQQQQVGQALEGAATRFETHAATLVAGIQQAQSALETAAGERDAARLSAITQALDGVSAQLRQHWTEAGAQNLAQQQQICETLARTAQEISAQAEAHARSTVGEVARLVDTAAQAPRAAAEVIAELRQQLSASMARDNAQLDERARLLQTLDTLLGAVTQAAQEQRGAIDALVASSAQTLEAAVTRFSETLAAQAHPLGEVAAQLSTGAVEVASLGEAFGQAVQLFTQSSGQLAGQLERIEAALGQSLARSDEQLAYYVAQAREVIDLSILSQKQILDDLQRIAERSTQAAERVEGAAA, encoded by the coding sequence ATGAACCGCACGCTGCAACTGCTTGTCTTCCTCGCCGGCCTGGCGGGCATCGCCTGGGTGGGCGCCGGCTACCTGGGGGTCAACTCCCTGGCCCTGGCGGTCACGGCGCTGATTGGCGCGCTCTACGCCACCGGTGCCCTGGAGCTGCGCCGCTTTGCCGGCGACACCGCCGCGCTGGACCAGGCCGTGGCGGCCCTGGACGGCTCGCCCGCCACCCTGGCCCCCTGGCTGGACGGCCTGCCCGCCGGCCTGCGCAGCGCGGTGCGCCGCCGCGTGGAAGGCGTGCCGGCGGCGCTGCCAGGCCCGGCGCTGGCGCCCTCGCTGGCGGGCCTGCTGGTGCTGCTGGGCATGCTGGGCACCTTCCTGGGCATGGTGCTGACCCTGCGTGGCACCGGCGCCATGCTGGAGCTGTCCACCGACCTGAGCGCCGTGCGCGACGCCCTGGTCACCCCGGTCAAAGGCCTGGGCCTGGCTTTCGGCACCTCCATCGCAGGCGTGGCCGGCTCGGCTGCGCTGGGCCTGCTCTCGGCCCTGCTACGGCGCGAGCGCCAAGCGGTGGTGCAGCGGCTGGATGCGGTCATCGCCGGCCCCCTGCACACCTTCTCGGCGGCGGCCCAGCGCGAGGAATCGCTGCGTCTGCTGCAGCAGCAGACCGCGCTGATGCCGGCCCTGGTGGACCGGTTGCAGGCCCTGGTGGAAGGGCTGGACCGCCGCAGCCAGGACCAGCAGACCCAGCTGCAGGCCGGCCAGGCCGAATTCCACGCCCGGGCCGAAGCTGCCTACACCGGTCTGGCGCGCTCGGTCGAGCAATCCCTGCAGCAGAGCCTGGACCGCGCCTTGACTGAGAGCGCCCGCGCCACCAGCGCCACCCTGGCCCCGGTGGTGGAGAGCACCCTGGGTGGCATTGCCCGCGAGGCCCAGGCCCTGCAGCAGACGCTGGCGGGTGCCGTGCAGACCCAGCTGGCCCAGCTGGGCCAGGGCTTCGAGGCCAGCCAGGCCCGCGTGGCCGAGGGCTGGCAGGCCGCCCTGGCCGAGCAGGCCCGCGCCCACCAGGCCCAGGCCGAGACCCTGGGCCAGACCTTGCAAGGCTTCAGCCAGCAGTTCGAGGCCCGGGCCGAGGCCCTGGTCAGCGCCCTGGCCGCGCAGCAGCAGCTGGGTCAGGCCGACCAACTGGCCCAGTGGCAGGCCCAGATGGACCAGGCCCGCGAGGCCCAGCAGGCCGCGGCCCAGCGCTTCGAGCAGCAGGCCGCCGCGCTGGTGGAGCGCCTGGCCCAGGCCCAGGCCACGCTGGCCGACGAGGCCCGCCGCCGCGACGCCGCCCAGCTGGCCGAGGTGCAGAGCAGCCTGCAAACCCTGAGCGAGCGCCTGCACGCCACCTGGACCGAGGCCGGCCAGCAGGCCCTGGCCCAGCAGCAGCAGGTGGGCCAGGCGCTGGAAGGCGCCGCCACCCGCTTCGAGACGCACGCCGCCACCCTGGTGGCCGGCATCCAGCAGGCCCAGTCTGCGCTGGAGACGGCCGCCGGCGAGCGCGACGCCGCCCGCCTGAGCGCCATCACCCAGGCGCTGGACGGCGTGTCCGCCCAGCTGCGGCAGCACTGGACCGAGGCTGGTGCGCAGAACCTGGCCCAGCAGCAGCAGATCTGCGAGACCCTGGCCCGCACCGCCCAGGAGATCAGCGCCCAGGCCGAGGCCCATGCCCGCAGCACGGTGGGCGAGGTGGCCCGCCTGGTGGACACCGCGGCCCAGGCCCCGCGCGCCGCCGCCGAGGTGATTGCCGAGCTGCGCCAGCAGCTCTCGGCCAGCATGGCGCGCGACAACGCCCAGCTCGACGAGCGGGCCCGCCTGCTGCAGACCCTGGACACCCTGCTGGGCGCCGTGACCCAGGCCGCGCAGGAACAGCGCGGCGCCATCGACGCCCTGGTGGCCTCGTCGGCCCAGACGCTGGAGGCCGCCGTCACCCGCTTCAGTGAGACCCTGGCCGCCCAGGCCCATCCCCTGGGCGAGGTGGCCGCGCAGCTGAGCACCGGCGCGGTGGAGGTGGCCAGCCTGGGCGAGGCCTTCGGCCAGGCGGTGCAGCTCTTCACCCAGTCCAGCGGCCAACTGGCCGGTCAGCTGGAGCGCATCGAGGCGGCCCTGGGCCAGTCCCTGGCGCGCAGCGACGAACAGCTGGCCTACTACGTGGCGCAGGCGCGCGAGGTCATCGACCTCAGCATCCTGTCGCAGAAGCAGATCCTGGATGACCTGCAGCGCATCGCCGAGCGCTCCACCCAGGCGGCCGAGCGGGTGGAAGGGGCCGCCGCATGA
- a CDS encoding PAS domain-containing protein, translating to MTHAADHRPALAMLFEQMADAVYLLDPATSKVLWGNRAAWDSLGLTADEVLNHSVLSLQMDVTGLPQWSEIAEVIRRAAPYTFVGRHRHALGHEVPVEVSTTCFVDGGREYFLSVARDISRRLALEAELNQREKQLWFALNEATDGLWDWNIPAGEVFFSPQLKRMLGYGPDEMPPSLETWTRNVHPDDAPRVMARLQEHLAGRRQRYEAEYRLRCRNGDYLWVEDRGRVCERDEQGMPTRVVGMVQDVTARHEAQEELRSHREHLEELVLERTAALSEAKSAAEAASQAKSRFLANMSHELRTPLAGVIGLAGLALQQTQDPHLRDPLGKIEQASQHLLSLINDILDLSKIEAERMTLGAEPFELGSVLDSVYHLSAHRAQAKGLALQIDIEPTLARQAVVGDALRLKQVLLNLVDNAIKFTPQGRIVVSLRQDVPGTDGALRLRGEVVDSGIGVSPDILPRLFQPFEQADGSTTRCHGGTGLGLTISRQLLQMMGGEIGLEGAPVRGTRVWFTLGLPLALTAPAASHPQAPHALPESLLALRARHAGRRVLVAEDDPVSAEVCCALLQQAGLRPEVVADGQAARDLAQRQAYDLLLMDMQMPRMGGLEATQQIRAAGASRARPIIALTANAFEDDQRRCLAAGMDGYLTKPVEPARLYTVLCEQLDRALGAPAITSRSR from the coding sequence ATGACGCACGCCGCCGACCACCGCCCTGCCCTGGCCATGCTGTTCGAGCAGATGGCCGATGCCGTGTACCTGCTGGACCCGGCGACGTCCAAGGTGTTGTGGGGCAACCGGGCGGCGTGGGACAGCCTGGGGCTGACGGCGGACGAGGTGCTCAACCACAGCGTGCTGAGCCTGCAGATGGACGTGACCGGCTTGCCGCAGTGGAGCGAGATAGCCGAGGTCATCCGGCGCGCGGCGCCCTACACCTTCGTGGGGCGGCACCGGCACGCGCTGGGGCACGAGGTGCCGGTGGAGGTCAGCACCACCTGTTTTGTGGACGGGGGGCGGGAGTACTTCCTGTCGGTGGCGCGCGACATCTCGCGGCGCCTGGCCCTGGAGGCCGAGCTGAACCAGCGCGAGAAGCAGCTGTGGTTCGCGCTGAACGAGGCCACCGATGGCCTGTGGGACTGGAACATCCCGGCCGGGGAGGTGTTCTTCAGCCCGCAGCTCAAGCGCATGCTGGGCTACGGTCCGGACGAGATGCCGCCCTCGCTGGAGACCTGGACACGCAATGTGCACCCGGACGATGCGCCGCGGGTGATGGCCCGGCTGCAGGAACACCTGGCGGGCCGCCGCCAGCGTTACGAGGCCGAATACCGGTTGCGCTGCCGCAATGGCGACTACCTGTGGGTGGAAGACCGCGGGCGCGTGTGCGAGCGCGACGAGCAGGGCATGCCCACACGGGTGGTGGGCATGGTGCAGGACGTGACGGCCCGCCACGAGGCCCAGGAGGAACTGCGCAGCCACCGCGAGCACCTGGAGGAACTGGTGCTGGAACGCACGGCGGCACTGTCCGAGGCCAAGAGCGCGGCCGAGGCGGCCAGCCAGGCCAAGAGCCGCTTCCTGGCCAACATGAGCCATGAGCTGCGCACGCCGCTGGCCGGCGTCATCGGCCTGGCGGGCCTGGCCCTGCAGCAGACGCAGGACCCGCACCTGCGGGACCCGCTGGGCAAGATCGAGCAGGCCTCCCAGCACCTGCTCTCGCTGATCAACGACATCCTGGACCTGTCCAAGATCGAGGCCGAGCGCATGACGCTGGGCGCCGAGCCCTTCGAACTGGGCAGCGTGCTCGACAGCGTCTACCACCTGTCGGCCCACCGCGCCCAGGCCAAGGGGCTGGCGCTGCAGATCGACATCGAGCCCACGCTCGCCCGCCAGGCGGTGGTGGGCGATGCCCTGCGTCTCAAGCAGGTGCTGCTCAACCTGGTGGACAACGCCATCAAGTTCACGCCGCAGGGGCGGATCGTGGTGAGCCTGCGGCAGGATGTCCCGGGGACGGACGGCGCGCTGCGGCTGCGGGGCGAGGTGGTGGACAGCGGCATCGGCGTCAGCCCGGACATCCTCCCGCGGCTGTTCCAGCCCTTCGAGCAGGCCGATGGCTCCACCACGCGCTGCCATGGCGGCACCGGCCTGGGCCTGACGATCTCGCGCCAGCTGCTGCAGATGATGGGCGGCGAGATCGGCCTGGAAGGTGCCCCCGTGCGGGGCACCCGGGTGTGGTTCACCCTGGGCCTGCCGCTGGCCTTGACGGCCCCGGCGGCCTCCCACCCGCAGGCACCACACGCCCTGCCGGAGAGCCTGCTGGCCCTGCGCGCGCGCCATGCGGGGCGCCGGGTGCTGGTGGCCGAGGACGACCCGGTCAGCGCCGAGGTCTGCTGCGCGCTGCTGCAGCAGGCGGGCCTGCGGCCGGAGGTGGTGGCCGATGGCCAGGCCGCCCGGGACCTGGCCCAGAGGCAGGCCTACGACCTGCTGCTGATGGACATGCAGATGCCCCGCATGGGCGGGCTGGAGGCCACGCAGCAGATCCGCGCGGCCGGCGCCAGCCGGGCCCGCCCCATCATCGCCCTGACGGCCAATGCCTTCGAGGACGACCAGCGGCGCTGCCTGGCCGCGGGCATGGACGGCTACCTCACCAAACCGGTGGAACCCGCCCGGCTGTACACGGTGTTGTGCGAGCAGCTGGATCGCGCCCTCGGCGCGCCCGCCATCACCAGCAGGTCTCGATGA
- a CDS encoding MFS transporter — protein MASHSAAPHASPSAPPWIFMVLIVPFGLVGGFLGVALAYELKQAGISAAAIAGLIALSYVPNTWKFLWAPLVDLSWTRRHWYLASTLVTGLGMVSMAWFSRDALHWGALTVVMLITNVTSTVSGMAVDSLMAHSTADEEKGRAAGWFQAGNLGGGALGGGLALWLVQDWQVSVLASGWVMAALCVLSCVPLLFLPEPAKTPHESRAAHASVLARFKGVLWGLWGDLWSVIASRSGLLALIVCFLPIGSGAVSNLWSVMAGDWHASANTVALVNGGLGGLASAAGCLLGGWVCDRLERKTAYCLFGLLQVVLAVVMALAPKSETSFIVLASAYNVAVGMAYAGFSALVLEVIGRGAAATKYNIMASLSNVPIGYVTWIDGQAYDRWGMATMLNVEAGIGVLGLLVFAGALLVVRSRSHAKALGATAA, from the coding sequence ATGGCCTCCCACTCCGCCGCCCCGCACGCCAGCCCTTCGGCCCCGCCGTGGATCTTCATGGTGCTGATCGTGCCCTTCGGGCTGGTGGGCGGTTTTCTGGGCGTGGCCCTGGCCTACGAACTGAAGCAGGCGGGCATCTCGGCCGCCGCCATCGCTGGCCTGATCGCCCTGAGCTACGTGCCCAACACCTGGAAGTTCCTGTGGGCACCGCTGGTCGACCTGAGCTGGACGCGGCGCCACTGGTACCTGGCCTCCACCCTGGTGACCGGCCTGGGCATGGTGAGCATGGCCTGGTTCTCGCGCGATGCGCTGCACTGGGGCGCGCTGACGGTGGTGATGCTGATCACCAATGTCACCAGCACCGTCTCCGGCATGGCGGTGGACAGCCTGATGGCCCACAGCACCGCCGACGAGGAAAAGGGGCGCGCTGCCGGCTGGTTCCAGGCCGGCAACCTGGGCGGCGGGGCGCTGGGTGGCGGCCTGGCCCTGTGGCTGGTGCAGGACTGGCAGGTCTCGGTGCTGGCCTCGGGCTGGGTGATGGCCGCGCTGTGCGTGCTGAGCTGCGTGCCGCTGCTGTTTCTGCCGGAGCCGGCCAAGACGCCGCATGAATCGCGCGCGGCCCACGCCAGCGTGCTGGCCCGTTTCAAGGGCGTGCTCTGGGGGCTGTGGGGCGACCTGTGGTCGGTCATCGCCTCGCGCTCGGGCCTGCTGGCCCTGATCGTCTGCTTCCTGCCCATCGGCAGCGGCGCGGTGTCCAACCTCTGGTCGGTGATGGCGGGCGACTGGCATGCCAGCGCCAACACGGTGGCCTTGGTCAACGGCGGCCTGGGCGGGCTGGCCTCGGCCGCGGGCTGCCTGCTGGGCGGCTGGGTCTGCGACCGGCTGGAGCGCAAGACGGCCTACTGCCTGTTCGGCCTGCTGCAGGTGGTGCTGGCGGTGGTGATGGCCCTGGCGCCCAAGAGCGAGACGAGCTTCATCGTGCTGGCCAGCGCCTACAACGTGGCGGTGGGCATGGCCTACGCCGGCTTCTCGGCCCTGGTGCTGGAGGTCATCGGCCGTGGTGCCGCCGCCACCAAGTACAACATCATGGCCTCGCTGTCGAACGTGCCCATCGGCTACGTGACCTGGATCGACGGCCAGGCCTATGACCGCTGGGGCATGGCCACCATGCTGAATGTCGAAGCAGGCATCGGGGTCTTGGGGCTGCTGGTCTTCGCCGGGGCGCTGCTTGTCGTACGCTCGCGCAGCCACGCCAAGGCCCTGGGTGCGACCGCAGCCTGA
- a CDS encoding high-potential iron-sulfur protein, giving the protein MPHHPTRRTLLRALPAVCLPAVGLSPLGAQAQSLPLLQEDNPTARQLGYVADALRVDRQRFTQYAPGQTCRNCELYGGEAADSQGGCQLFYGVEVKAAGWCSAWKPKAP; this is encoded by the coding sequence ATGCCCCACCACCCCACCCGCCGCACCTTGTTGCGCGCTCTGCCTGCGGTCTGCCTGCCTGCGGTCGGCCTGTCGCCACTGGGCGCCCAGGCGCAATCGCTGCCGCTGCTGCAGGAAGACAACCCGACCGCCCGGCAACTGGGCTATGTGGCCGACGCGCTGCGGGTGGACCGCCAGCGCTTCACCCAGTACGCCCCCGGCCAGACCTGCCGCAACTGCGAGCTGTACGGCGGTGAGGCCGCCGACAGCCAGGGCGGCTGCCAGCTGTTCTACGGGGTCGAGGTGAAGGCCGCGGGCTGGTGCTCGGCCTGGAAGCCCAAGGCCCCCTGA
- a CDS encoding PH domain-containing protein, producing MLSPTPPDLPQRAAFNPLLRPYFVIYGAGVLAMTLVGLPLALLWLCGVGQWWARHYFERLECELGETALRFRKGILVQVEKTIPLDNIQDVTFIEGPLLRRFNLSVLRFETAGQSANQGNEMKLVGVIDAALLRQRILAQRDVLRQRHAQAGTATGPQDEQLALMRAMLARLDEIAASLRPPQG from the coding sequence ATGCTGTCCCCCACCCCACCCGACCTGCCCCAGCGCGCAGCCTTCAACCCGCTGCTGCGCCCCTACTTCGTGATCTACGGCGCCGGTGTGCTGGCCATGACCCTGGTGGGCCTTCCGCTGGCGCTGCTGTGGCTGTGCGGCGTGGGCCAGTGGTGGGCCCGGCACTACTTCGAGCGGCTGGAGTGCGAGCTGGGCGAGACGGCGCTGCGCTTTCGCAAGGGCATCCTGGTGCAGGTGGAGAAGACCATTCCGCTGGACAACATCCAGGATGTGACCTTCATCGAAGGTCCGCTGCTCCGGCGCTTCAACCTGAGCGTGCTGCGCTTCGAGACGGCCGGCCAGAGCGCCAACCAGGGCAATGAGATGAAGCTGGTGGGGGTGATCGACGCCGCGCTGCTGCGCCAGCGCATCCTGGCCCAGCGGGATGTGCTGCGGCAGCGCCACGCCCAGGCCGGCACCGCCACCGGCCCGCAGGACGAGCAACTGGCGCTGATGCGGGCCATGCTGGCCCGGCTGGACGAGATCGCCGCCAGCCTGCGCCCGCCGCAGGGTTGA
- a CDS encoding DUF3348 family protein yields MSSSAITATSALAGSDFLRLLAAWGLAAPATAPEAFGQRLAQWFSWTDAIALSGALGGPAEPVPAGLLTAAERLAVETRELARVRAQLLGHIRGEPAGARSRPAARVAVSPRVQARLAAEQLGDEGFAPHRQRCLAVHKAMDNAIGALRQRVRDAVAAASPALAHLATLDVVMEDVVGGRERALLAQLPGLLAQRYERLQAEGTEDLNPRFQRELQQLLEAELDFRLHPVEGLLDALRQAATH; encoded by the coding sequence GTGTCCTCCTCTGCCATCACCGCCACCAGCGCCCTGGCCGGCTCGGATTTCCTGCGCCTGCTGGCCGCCTGGGGGCTGGCCGCGCCTGCGACGGCCCCGGAGGCCTTCGGCCAGCGCCTGGCCCAGTGGTTCAGCTGGACGGACGCCATCGCCCTGTCCGGCGCCCTGGGCGGCCCGGCCGAGCCCGTGCCGGCCGGCCTGCTGACGGCCGCCGAGCGCCTGGCGGTGGAAACGCGGGAGCTGGCCCGGGTGCGTGCGCAGCTGCTGGGCCACATCCGCGGCGAGCCGGCCGGCGCCCGCAGCCGCCCGGCGGCGCGGGTGGCGGTGTCGCCCCGCGTGCAGGCCCGCCTGGCGGCCGAGCAGCTGGGCGACGAGGGTTTCGCTCCCCACCGCCAGCGCTGCCTGGCCGTGCACAAGGCCATGGACAACGCCATCGGTGCGCTGCGCCAGCGCGTGCGCGACGCGGTGGCCGCGGCCTCGCCCGCGCTGGCCCACCTGGCCACGCTGGACGTGGTGATGGAGGACGTGGTGGGCGGCCGCGAGCGGGCCCTGCTGGCCCAGCTGCCCGGCCTGCTGGCCCAGCGCTACGAGCGCCTGCAGGCCGAGGGCACCGAGGACCTGAACCCGCGCTTCCAGCGCGAGCTGCAACAGCTGCTGGAAGCCGAACTGGACTTCCGCCTGCACCCCGTGGAGGGCCTGCTGGACGCCTTGCGCCAGGCCGCCACGCACTGA